A DNA window from Fragaria vesca subsp. vesca linkage group LG3, FraVesHawaii_1.0, whole genome shotgun sequence contains the following coding sequences:
- the LOC101293379 gene encoding proline synthase co-transcribed bacterial homolog protein-like produces the protein MAAAAVENVAVSALRSVVLRVRQAAERSGRNPSQIRLVAVSKTKPISLIRQVYDAGHRRFGENYVQEMLEKAPQLPEDIEWHFIGHLQSNKVKSLLAGVPNLALVEGVDNVKLANHLDRAVSNLGRNPLKVLVQVNTSGEESKSGVDPSGCVELAKHVKLQCPNLVLSGLMTIGMRDYTSTPENFRMLSKCRTEVCKELGMAEENFELSMGMSGDFEQAIEMGSTNVRVGSTIFGPREYPKKQAN, from the exons ATGGCTGCTGCAGCTGTCGAAAACGTCGCCGTATCGGCGCTCCGGTCCGTCGTTCTCCGAGTCCGTCAGGCTGCCGAACGGTCAGGCCGGAATCCAAGTCAGATCAGACTGGTAGCGGTGTCAAAGACCAAGCCCATTTCTCTCATCCGGCAAGTCTACGACGCCGGCCACCGTCGATTCGGTGAGAATTACGTCCAAGAAATGCTGGAGAAAGCTCCTCAG CTTCCTGAAGATATAGAGTGGCATTTCATTGGGCATTTGCAGAGCAACAAAGTCAAATCGCTTCTGG CTGGAGTGCCGAATCTGGCCTTGGTTGAGGGAGTAGACAATGTGAAG CTAGCAAATCATCTTGATCGGGCAGTTTCCAACCTTGGGAGAAATCCTTTAAAGGTATTGGTCCAAGTTAATACCAGTGGAGAAGAAT CTAAATCTGGTGTAGATCCTTCTGGTTGTGTTGAACTTGCAAAACATGTCAAATTGCAGTGCCCAAATCTAGTGCTTTCTGGCTTAATGACAATAGGGATGCGTGACTATACTTCAACTCCAGAAAACTTCAGG ATGCTATCAAAGTGTAGAACTGAGGTATGCAAGGAGCTTGGTATGGCAGAGGAGAACTTTGAGCTGTCAATGGGCATGTCTGGTGATTTTGAGCAAGCG ATTGAAATGGGCAGCACCAATGTCAGAGTTGGATCCACCATATTTGGGCCAAGGGAGTATCCAAAGAAACAAGCAAATTAG
- the LOC101306710 gene encoding 1,4-alpha-glucan-branching enzyme 3, chloroplastic/amyloplastic-like, giving the protein MTSLSLSTNLTLYPNLTFLQSHYPNRPQRITFPLKKLKTQIGCSATGQQRPPKKKKTPSDEKGVDPVGFLSKFDISHKQFAQFLRERHKAMKELTDEILNRHINLRDMSSGYEILGLHRHPEHRVDYMEWAPGARYCALVGDFNGWSPTENCAKEGHFGHDDYGYWFIILEDKLRNGEQPDELYFQQYNYVDDYDKGDSGVTIEEVFKKANDEYWEPGEDRFLKNRLEVPAKLYEQIFGPNGPQTLEELEEIPDAETRYKAWKEQHKDDPPSNLPSYDVIDSGKEYDIYNVVLDPVSVEKFKTKKPPLPYWFETRKGRKAWLKKYRPCIPHGSKYRVYFNTPSGPLERVPAWATYVEPDADGGQAFAIHWEPPPEIAYKWKNARPKVPKSLRIYECHVGISGSEPKVSSFSDFTEKVLPHVKEAGYNAIQLIGVIEHKDYFTVGYRATNLYAVSSRFGTPDDFKRLVDEAHGQGLLVFLEIVHSYSAADEMVGLALFDGTNDCYFHTGKRGHHKHWGTRMFKYGDLDVLHFLLSNLNWWITEYQVDGFQFHSLSSMMYTHNGFASFTGDLEEYCNQYVDRDALLYLMLANEILHALHPDIITIGEDATFYPGLCEPISQGGLGFDYCVNLSVSEMWSSFLENVPDHDWSMSKIVSALMGNKNYADKMLMYAENHNQSISGGRSFAEILFGEIREASPDKEKLLLRGCSLHKMIRLITMTIGGRAYLNFMGNEFGHPERVEFPMPSNNFSFSLAKRRWDLLANEGLHRDLFAFDKDLMKLDENERILARVLPSIHHVNDNSMVIAYIRGPLLLVFNFHPTDSYEGYQIGVEEAGEYQLVLNTDERKYGGQGLMKDDQYSRTTTSQRTDGLRNSLEVPLPSRTAQVYKLSRILRI; this is encoded by the exons ATGACTTCACTTTCACTCTCAACTAACCTCACTCTGTACCCCAATCTCACATTTCTCCAATCCCACTATCCAAACAGACCCCAAAGAATCACCTTCCCTTTGAAGAAGTTGAAAACCCAGATAGGCTGCTCCGCCACAGGTCAACAAAGACCCCCCAAAAAGAAGAAAACCCCTTCCGACGAGAAAGGCGTCGACCCAGTTGGCTTCCTCTCCAAATTCGACATTTCCCATAAGCAATTCGCTCAGTTCCTCCGTGAAAG ACACAAAGCCATGAAGGAGCTGACAGATGAAATATTGAATCGGCACATCAACCTCAGGGATATGTCTTCTGG ATATGAGATATTGGGTTTGCACCGACACCCAGAACATAGAGTGGATTATATGGAGTGGGCTCCAG GTGCTCGCTACTGCGCACTGGTTGGTGATTTCAATGGATGGTCTCCCACAGAGAACTGTGCAAAAGAGGGTCATTTTGGACATGATGACTATGGATACTGGTTCATCATTCTTGAAGATAAGTTGAGGAATGGAGAGCAACCAGATGAGCTGTACTTTCAGCAGTATAACTATGTAGATGATTATGATAAAGGTGACAGTGGTGTGACCATTGAAGAAGTCTTTAAGAAAGCAAATGATGAGTATTGGGAACCCGGAGAAGACCGGTTTCTAAAAAACCGTTTAGAAGTACCAGCAAAGTTGTATGAGCAGATTTTTGGGCCTAATGGACCTCAAACGTTAGAGGAACTTGAAGAAATACCAGATGCAGAAACAAGATACAAAGCGTGGAAAGAACAGCATAAAGATGACCCGCCTAGTAACTTACCTTCTTATGATGTGATTGACAGTGGAAAAGAGTATGACATTTACAATGTTGTGCTTGATCCAGTATCAGTAGAGAAATTTAAAACAAAGAAGCCTCCCTTGCCATATTGGTTCGAGACACGTAAGGGAAGGAAGGCATGGTTGAAAAAGTATAGGCCGTGCATTCCTCATGGGAGCAAGTACAGGGTCTATTTTAACACTCCTAGTGGGCCACTGGAACGAGTACCTGCTTGGGCAACTTATGTGGAACCAG ACGCAGATGGAGGACAAGCTTTTGCAATCCACTGGGAACCACCCCCAGAAATTGCATACAAATGGAAGAACGCACGCCCTAAAGTGCCAAAGTCCCTGCGCATTTATGAATGCCATGTTGGCATAAGTGGATCAGAGCCTAAAGTATCTTCTTTCAGTGATTTCACAGAGAAG GTTCTTCCTCATGTCAAGGAGGCTGGCTATAATGCAATTCAGCTGATTGGAGTTATTGAGCACAAAGATTATTTCACTGTTGGTTATAGA GCCACTAATTTATATGCTGTTAGCAGCCGATTTGGCACCCCTGATGATTTCAAGCGTTTGGTTGATGAAGCACATG GACAAGGACTGCTGGTCTTCTTGGAGATTGTCCATTCCTACTCAGCTGCAGATGAGATGGTTGGATTAGCGCTTTTCGATGGAACAAATGACTGCTACTTCCACACTG GCAAAAGGGGACATCATAAGCACTGGGGTACCAGAATGTTTAAATATGGTGATCTTGATGTTTTGCATTTCCTTCTCTCGAATTTGAACTG GTGGATTACAGAGTACCAAGTTGATGGTTTTCAGTTCCATTCACTCTCATCAATGATGTATACACATAATGGCTTTGCTTCGTTTACTGGTGACTTGGAGGA GTACTGCAATCAATATGTTGATAGGGATGCATTGTTATACCTCATGTTAGCAAACGAGATACTTCATGCTCTCCACCCAGATATAATAACAATTGGTGAAGAT GCAACCTTCTATCCAGGTCTATGTGAACCAATCTCTCAAGGCGGATTGGGCTTTGATTATTGCGTCAATCTTTCTGTGTCAGAGATGTGGTCATCTTTCCTTGAGAATGTTCCGGACCATGATTGGAGCATGAGTAAG ATTGTGAGCGCATTAATGGGCAACAAAAACTATGCGGATAAGATGCTCATGTATGCTGAAAATCATAACCAG TCAATCTCTGGAGGGAGATCCTTTGCTGAGATACTGTTTGGTGAAATCAGGGAGGCCTCTCCTGACAAGGAGAAATTATTGCTCCGAGGTTGTTCCTTGCACAAG ATGATTAGATTAATTACCATGACAATTGGTGGCCGTGCTTATCTCAACTTCATGGGCAATGAATTTGGGCATCCAGAG AGGGTTGAGTTCCCAATGCCAAGCAACAATTTCTCGTTTTCACTTGCCAAGCGAAGGTGGGATCTTCTTGCCAATGAGGGATTGCATCGCGACTTGTTTGCCTTCGATAAG GACTTGATGAAGTTGGATGAAAATGAAAGAATACTTGCAAGAGTTTTACCCAGCATTCACCATGTGAATGACAATAGCATG GTAATTGCTTATATCAGAGGGCCTCTTCTCCTCGTATTTAACTTCCATCCAACAGATTCTTATGAAGGATACCAAATAGGTGTAGAAGAAGCTGGAGAGTATCAA CTTGTACTAAATACGGATGAAAGAAAGTACGGAGGTCAGGGGCTTATGAAGGATGACCAATATTCTAGGACAACTACTAGTCAAAG AACTGATGGCCTCCGAAACAGCTTAGAAGTTCCTCTGCCTAGTAGGACTGCCCAG GTTTACAAATTGAGTCGGATTTTAAGAATATAA